One Lepus europaeus isolate LE1 chromosome 4, mLepTim1.pri, whole genome shotgun sequence genomic window, GGCCCAATTCCCCTCGACGCCCGCCCTCCTCACACTTgccttcttctctcttccttccagaGTCGTGTCTGGGACCCGGTTTTTCCAAACCGCCTGCTCCATCCGAAGAGCGGTCAGCGTGAGTTAGCCCGATGCTCTCCGTCATGGCGCGGGTTTGCGGgtgcccacctgctctgctttccTCCGCCTTTCATGGCACGAGCTCCCCAACTTTCTCCCGGTTCCTTTGTGTGACCCGGGCCCAGTTTCGCCCTCCCTAGCCCTCTCGTGCGTTCTCTCCAGAATCCGGCCCCGGGCGCCCGGGGGCAACCACACCACCCCGGGACTTGGGAGGTGATGTGAGCCATCCCCAGCTCTCCCTAAAAGGTCGGCTGGGTGGGCGAAGGCCCCGGAAGGGGCGTCCCTGCGGGTTCTCGCTCGACGACGTCTCCCAGCTGGGACTGTCCGTGGCGAGGGTTCCTTCCGAGGGACCCGTTCTGCGGCCGGACAGGCTCGGAGCGCGCGTGTCCCTCTCTCTCGCAGTCCATGGCGCGGTTCCTGAGGCTTTGCACTTGGCTGCTGGCGCTCGGCCCCGGGCTCCTGGCGACCGTGCGGGCGGAATGCAGCCAGGACTGCGCGACGTGCAGCTACCGCTTGGTGCGCCCCGGGGACATCAACTTCCTGGTGAGTGTTAACGCGTCGGGAGCGAGCGAGCCAGCGGCCGCGACAGTCAGCGGACAGCCCCGGGCCCGCTGCGCGCCGCGTCTCGCGCTTACTCGAGGTCGTGCAAGAACCCCTGGTGAGAACCCCTGGTGGCCCAGGTGTCCCCGCTGCTCCGGAACGCTGACCCGGGTCTCTCCCTGGCTGTCAGCTTCTGGAACCGAAGTTCCAGAAGAACTAGATAGCGACTATCTATGAACCGCTCAAGGCGGCAGTGGCTGCACACGAAGCAAGTTTCAATTCTGGGAGATTCGGGAGCCTGGAAATGTGCTCTCTTACGCAGATGGGATAGACTCGGGTTCTCCCCAGAAACGCTTTCACCGCGACCCCCAACACTTCCAGGTCAGGGGCCCCTAACGCGCAACCAACCTCCCATCCCTTCTCGCAAACAATATAAGTTTTTTGTTAGCGACATTTCGTCGCCTTTCTGGGGATTGCTTTGGTCTGGCTCTCTCAACCTCAGGTCCCTCATGCCCTTGCCTCACCTGTGCAGGAGAGAGGGCAAAAGGCAGGAGAGGGGAtcggggagaggaaggaaaaaatcaGCTGATAGGAGACAAAGGAGGTCAGTAATTGTTCTAGAAGCAAGTGACGCAGGGATGCAACTTGTGTCCGTCTCGACTGCACTTTTATGATAAGACAAAAACCGCAGTTTAATCGGGATGCGACAAGGACAGGCAGAGATGGCCAGTGTCCAAAGGGGTGGCAGTAGTCCAAAGATAAAGTATACTGCCAGGGGCTTAGGGGTGCCACATGAGGACAAAGGGTTTCTGATGCTAAGCAGAGTCCAGGACTCTGCAGTCGTCTCTGGCGTCCcactgaatcagaattggagacCTGGGCAGCTTCGTTTTAACTTGCTCCCCTAATGATTTCTTTGCACTGCTGTTGAAATTCTGTGATGACTTTAAAGCTCGGTAGAGAGGAGTGTGCAAATTAATCAAGCTGACTGCAGCTTCACTTGAGCCTTCAAAGACATTTTATGCTGTGTGGAGAAGACAATGAAGGAGAGGACTCCAGATTCCACGGTCTCTAGTGCAGGTTAAATGTTTGCTCATCTGAATCTGTGAGTTACCAGATGTGTTTCATTTCATGTGTTAACTTGGCCTTACAGAGAAGGCACAGGATAGGATTGTGTATTTGAACCATCAGAGAAACGTTCCATCTTAGAAGCAAGCAATCTCCTCTagccatatttttctttcttctgtagtCACGAGCTCTTAAACCATGTCTAAAAACTGAGCAAGTGCTGCAAGCATAAGGACAGCTGCTAGGAGGAAAGAATTTTAGACACAGAAAGAAACTGCTAACATAGTGCACAGGAGACCCCATGTTTGGCACCATAATTGCCTCTGCACAGTGACACTAGCTTGAGCTTTGCTCTCCTAGCCAAGCCTGTGGCTCAACCCCCTACCCTAATGCCCACTGACATCTACATAAAGGTTAGGTGAGCTCTAGTACAATTTGTATTCAAATCACACAATCTGACCTCAAAGTAATATCAGATTCAGTGAATTGATATGACTGATATTTAGCAATGCTCATTCCCATTAGTTACACAACTGTTTCCTTTTGAGTATCCCATAATTATACTCAAACTACTAAAAGAATTAGGCTATCTGCTCCAATGATCCTATTAATGTTTTATTCTATTCAACGATATCATGGGTATAATAAAGAAGTACTAAGATTATATGAACATTTATAAAGTCTATGTGCTATTTCTTGGCATTTCAGGAGTTTTTGGAATATACTTAAAAAACTTGGCTGAAGACCCTTGAGTTAGGAAGAAAACTCAGGCCCTTTattggtatttaaaaatatataggtaTATTCTTTGATATTAAATACATGCATAGCTTCACAatgaaagacagaattttattCATGCAACAAAATACCTAGAGTacatatttaacatatttaatgGGGTTCAATCTGCTTGCTTCACCAAGTTCCCAAAATGCTActaattttccttttctattgtTGGGGAATTTGAGCAGAATTCACTGGGTAGCAGCTAACTCTTCCCTAGGGGTGACTGAAAATTCTgacttttctccctcctctctccctcccttcatcaTTTAAAGGGATGGTGGGGGCAGGTGATGGGAAAATGCAGAGAGAATGGCTCTTTGCAAAGTTTACCTCActgctttttatgttttattgtcgTGACTTTTTATGATTAATTTCAATACAGACGATGGCAGATGTAGTATAAGCAACTTGAAAGGATGTAAACAATAAGCCACCCTCAATAAAATGAAACAGTCTCCTAGGAAGGCTTTTTGAATGCTAGATAACTGATGTGTTTTGTGTTGGTGCTAACAACTAGTGTTGTTATTTTCTCCATGACAAGATGTTTAGTTAAAGACTGTGTTGCTAGAATTATGGCACTTCTGGAATTTTAGCATGGATGCAACACACATGAGAAATGAGGTTGCCTAGGAAAAAGATCACTGTGAAAATCCATGTAACAAGTATTTATTGGGCTTCTACCACCGGAAAGACACCTGTGCTTGGTACTGTAATGGTTGCAAAGATGAGTAGGCATAACATGACTTGTATCCAAATAGAATTTTCCATCTATTATGATTTTGACCATGGAACTCATGGTGCAATAAATACACAGAGAAGACACATAAATGGCTATAGGAGCTATAAATTAACATCCCTGATTTAGTGCAAGTGTGTGATTCTGATTTTTTGTCACTAGTTGTTTTTGAAGAGATCCTAAATCATACACAATTAGAAGTATTTTGGTGGTAGTATGAAAAATATTGTCCATGAAGTTTTTAGCAACAAgattatttaaatatcattttagaatagaaatatttttgtccCTTGAACATCTTGAGCTTTTAATGATGTTTGATTCCTTATTCAGATATCAGGAATGCAACAGGATCATTTTAATTAGATTATATTTTTACAAACTTATGCCTTTGATTTGGTTAGACACAAAGCTTAAATAATCATTAAGAGCTGGCTAAATATGTACTCTAGGTATTTTGTTGCATGaataaaattctgtctttcatTGTGAAGCTATGCATGTATTTAATATCAAAGAATAtacctatatatttttaaataccaatAAAGGGCCTGAGTTTTCTTCCTAACTCAAGGATCTTCAGCCGAGTTTTTTAAGTATATTCCAAAAACTCCTGAAATGCCAAGAAATAGCACATAGACTTTATAAATGTTCATATAATCTTAGTACTTCTTTATTATACCCATGATATCATTGAATAGAATAAAACATTAATAGGATCATTGGAGCAGATAGCCTAATTCTTTTAGTAGTTTGAGTATAATTATGGGATACTCAAAAGGAAACAGTTGTGTAACTAATCATCGCAATTCTATCAAATAACAGGATTTTCATTGGAAAGCACTTTTTCTGTATGCCTGTGGCTAAATGATAAGAAAATAGATATGAataatgtgtatatttatatatgtataattccATGTCTCATGATTAAAGATATGTGGctcaaaatgataaaaatctatttgaatCACCCAAGGAGATAgggggaaaacacaaaaacaacttTACTTTCATGAAAAATCAATGAATCACAATCCAAATAATTCATAAGATTTGAATCTCCAGAgtgtctctctttttaaacttGTTTTGAAAGTATTATTTTTCTGTGATGGCTGAAAGGGTTGGCAGGAATATTGGATAGTAGTCTAGGTCAATATTAACACAAGAACTCAAATGAATCATGTTAGTAATATCAATTCTACCGAAAAGACAAGAAGATAGAAGGAATTTTGAGGAAGTGTTCCTAACTGAACAGAGAGTTCTGCCTTTCAGTTAGAAAACTCCCCTGCGCCATGACATCAGCAGTGGGGAATTATCCGGTGACATCAGATTGTGAAAACAGCTAGTCCAATCTAAAATGGCACGGTGTACACTGTTGGTTTAAAATCCAAAGACAGATTTCCGGTTTGATTCAGTTCATCCCCTGGCCCCTCAGCATCCTCTTTCTGATTGTCATGATCTCCttacccctccccttccttttatTTCCCAGTGAGGGAAAGCTGCCTTGAGACCATGGAGAtgagctcccccccaccccccgggagtTTCTTCTTCAAAGCAATGGAACCCACAGGCATTTGCTGAAAAGAACCCAGAGCAACCCCTTCTTTCTCATGCGATCAATCCCCTTGCCTCCCCAGGCTTGCACACTGGAGTGTGAAGGGCAGCTGCCCTCTCTGAGAATCTGGGAAACCTGCAAGGATCTCCTGCAGGCCACCAAGCCCGAGCTTCCTCAGGACACCGCCAGCTCGCTTCGCGAAGGCGGCCGGCCAGACGACGGCCACTGGCTGGCCAAAAAGTACGGCGGCTTCATGAAAAGGTATGGAGGCTTCATGAAGAAAACGGATGAGCTTTATCCCGGGGAGCCGGAAGACGAGGCCAACGCCGGCGAGACCTTCGGCAAGAGGTACGGGGGCTTCATGAAGAAGGGTGCGGATGAGGAGGAGACCCTGGCCAATTCCTCGGACCTCCTGAGAGAGCTGCTGGCCACAGGGGACAACCGCGAAGGTGGCCACCAGCAGGAGGGCAGCGAGCGGGAGGAAGAGGTGAGCAAGAGGTACGGGGGCTTCATGCGAGGCGTCAAGAGAAGCCCCCAGCTGGAAGACGAAGCCAGAGAGCTGCAGAAGCGCTACGGCGGCTTCATGCGCAGGGTGGGCCGCCCAGAGTGGTGGATGGACTACCAGAAGCGCTACGGTGGCTTTCTCAAGCGCTTTGCCGAGGCCCTGCCCTCCGACGAAGAAGGCGACGGTTACTCCAAAGAGGTCCCTGAGATGGAAAAGCGATACGGAGGATTTATGCGATTTTAATACCCTCCCCCATCAGTGACCCCCgacccccagcctcctccctctgtcccgCAGTGGGAAACCGCCTCGTGGATGGTGTTGTGTCACGTGTGGCTTGCACCCTGTGGTCGCCTTGGTGGTCTGGCTACCTCTGCAGCCTGAAAGCCGTGGATTCAGGTTCCGTGTTCTTTTCAGCGTCTCCAAGCTCATTGTTTGTTCTATGGCAGTTCTCTCGTTTTCATGCTAAAGTACTTTGTTCCTGTGGCCCTTGTTTTCGACAGAACCTCGGCAAATGCTTACTTGTATATAGACATAATAAACCCATGCCCGCACCTGCATGATGTTCGAGTCAGTCTCTTCTTCTGCGAGGCCCTCACCCGCCATTCCACAGCAAATCCTAGACTTGGGGTCCTGTGGAACATGCAGCTTTTGACAGAACCCAGTAACCACACTGGCTGCCCTCTGTGCCAGCTGAGgctgcaaaaacatttttatttcattcctcAGATGTGAAATCTTAGATAAGTAAACACATTGCAACAGTTTCTGGAAATCAGATGCGTGAAGAAAAACCAAAACCTATTAAGGGCACTAGCCGTGCCCATATAGTAAGGAAACCTGTGTTTACATCAGTGACAGATATCTCTCTTCTTTAGCAAAGTATTTCAGAattagacttttttaaaattaagatcatTCAGCCTTATTTTACACATGAAGAAGGTGTAGTTGCCCCAAGGTTGCCAGCAATTGAAGGATGGACATAGGATCTTAAAACCCAAACTTTTCATTCCCAGTCAACATTGTTTCTACTCCAATCTCCTATCTTCCAGCCAGGTCCCCAACAACAACTAAAAGAACTTGGTGCTGAACACATTGTACACCCTTCCAACATGTCTATGATGGATTTGCCAACATCTGACACATGgatatatgaatgaatgaatggatggagtgaatgaatgaatgaatttggtCACCAAAGAATCGCAAAAGATATTGTgaatgttttataaaacaaattccCCAAACACAGGCACTCATGACTACTCGtcgcggctcatttggctaaccctccacctgtggcgcaggcacccaggttctagtcccagttagggcactggattctgtcccggttgctcctcttccagtccagctctctgctgtggcccatgaaggcagtggaggatggcccaggtgcttgggccctgcacctgcatgggagaccaggaggaagtgcctggctcctggctttggatcagcgcaaggcgccggccgtagcagccatttgggggatgaaccaatggaaaaagaagacctttctctctgtctctctctctctctcactgtctaactctgccagtccaaaaaaaaaaaaaaaaaaaaaaaagcatttgggaaACACACAGATATAGGACATGTAACATTTCTTGATTTTTGTAATTGAAATTACATGCAGCTCAAATCCTATCCACTAAGTCATTTTCCCAGGATCCCCACCAATGTTTTcctcttcaaaaataaaactttagcaAATCAGTGAAGTAGAGGATGAGTCTCTGGTCTGCAGCCAGCAGGTTGCCCATGGGATCCTCGTTGTCCAGGCCCGTGTGTTCCATTCTGCCAGACAGCCGCAGTGTTTTCAATTGTCCATTCCTCGAAGTCCAGCCCTCCAGGGGTCCCAGGACATCTGCACAGCCAGGCTATGTTAGAGGACCCTTCTGATGAGGGCTAGTGGTGACGGGTCCCTGCCCTCACAGAGCACCCACACCCAACCCACCCCATCTACCATCTGATCCTAATGCAAGcagtggaagtgaagcagctggggaaGAAGGTGATGAACAGCAACTGGCCCTAGGAAATCCATGCCAGGAGAAATAAGGAGTGGTGGACCCATGACACATGGGGTCATGAAGTCTCCCTTCAGCCTTAACCAATTGTTTCCTTAGGAAAGGCCAGCCTCCGGTCATCAGACTTTTCCAAAAACCACCTAgctttttttaagataatattccaaatgtttatttattttttaacattggcAGTTTGTTCCATTGTGAGTCAAACAAAACCTATCTTCAAGTCAGATGTGAGAAGTCTGGTGGGGGTGCCTAGATGCTTGCGAATAAAAGTCATTTAATTTTCTCCCCTGGAACAAACCTGGGACCCAGGAACCCAGCCTCCAGCCTTGAGCTGGTAGGGGTAATTGTCCTTGATCCTTCTTGAATCTAGTAATGTAATTATCCTTATATATAAGTGGGTAAATATGCATGCCACAATATGTTTTAGGAAATAAACCAAGTTCACCATCAGACAGTATTTTTTCAGATCAAACACTGTTGTTTGTGTAGGAGCTGTTTCTTTCCCACTTTGAGGTAGCCCTGTAGACACTGGGAATGGTTGACAGTCGTCTCCACCCTGTTTTACCACCTGTCACCTGTGCCAAGAGCCCCTTTGTGCCTGGGGAGGGACAGCGTCATGTCCTCCTGCAGTTCCATAGCCCCTCACACCCAGAGCAGAatcagggacccagaagaagcctcatAACTGTCCAGGAGAGGAAGGAGcagtggaggctgggaaatgagCAGAGGAAAGGGCAGTGGGATGCACTGTCTTCTCTTCACGCTGAGCCACACGGGTGCCGGAACCCAGAAGGTCCCTGACAGAATGGGCGGCTGTCCACGAAGGGTGACTTGGTGCCGTGTGGGACTGCTTCTGGCCCCAAACATCTTCGCGCTGCCTGCCTTCAATCTGAAAATCCATTATTGAAAGCTTGGTTTTTTGTTGaatgtaatattttgtttattatttttagaaatgacACCTTTAATTTACATCATGGTCAGAGGCTTAATATTCCATTAAAtgaagtgttcaacaaatagtaaaaaatgAAAGCTTGTGTCATTGACTCTTCATAACTGTCATGCTttcaagaattttatttaaattctgaGATGCATTTGCCTAAGGTGACCAGGGATGCTATTGTAAACGCCCATAGGCTCTGACTGCGGTGCCGCAAGTGTGCTCAGCACAAAAGTTCTGAGTTTTATAAACAGAAAGACTAGGGTTGGGACCCACTGAGGTATGGGACTGAGGGCAGGGTGGAGCCTAAGCCACTGGGGACCTGGGGAAAACCCCTGTTGACTGAGAAAATGGAAGCTCCACGCTCCCTGCAGAGGGCGCTGCTGCTCCATCCATATGTCTGCCTGATGCTTGGGTCCTGCCTTGTTCCTTCCTCCTAGGGCCTCCCTAGTCCCCCCTCCAAGCCCCAGTCCCAAGTCAGGCTCCTGCTGAAGTTAATCCTTGTGAGCCAGGGACCAGGCTGCAGGAGTGAAATCCCAGCTATTGAAGACTGAAACTGAaaggctccctgcctgcctgtcctCTTGTGCATTTCCTTGGGTTGTTTAAGAAGCAAGCATGCGAAGGTGCACCAAGTCCTTACTAAGTCAGAGCCTGCACATAGCATTGATGGGCTTAGCTGCTGCCATTTCTCAATCCCTCAGCTTCCTCTGGCTGGATCCTGAGCTCTGCACCTAgctcagtcctagccattgcagccatctggggagtgtaccagtggatagaagattctctctctctctcctctcctctcctctcctctcctctccctttgcctctctgtaacactggcttaaataaataaatcaatcttttttttaagtgatcCAAGGGAGTGGGTATTTTCCACAATAGTGAAGACATGCTTGAAAAAAACATctgagagtacctgggttcaaatcccagctctgctcccaagttTTGCTGCTGCCcaccatgggaggcaacaggtaaagGCTCAACTGATTGGATCTttgccactcatatgagagatctggactgagttcctgggccTTTGCTATACCCTGACCCAGCCCCCCTACCCccccactgttgtgggcatttggtgagtgaaccagcaaatggaagatatcgttctctccctctctctctgtgtgtgtgtgtgtgtgggatgtgtgtgtatgttttcctTTGCCCTTCACATAccccaaaattaaataaaaggcaTGTAgaatgcaagatttttttttttttttgacaggcagagtggatagtgagagagagagacacagagagaaaggtcttcctttttgccgttggttcaccctccaatggccgctgcggccggcgcatcgcgctgatccgaagccaggagccaggcgcttctcctggtctcccatgcgggtgcagggcccaagcacttgggccatcctccactgccttcccgggccatagcagagagctggcctggaagaggggcaaccgggatagaatccgacgccccaactgggactaaaacccggtgtgccggcgccgcaaggcggaggattagcctgttaagccatggcgccggccaaaatgcaagattttttttaaaaaattttatttatttatttgaaaggtgaaattccagagaaagggagagggagagacggagatagagggattttccatctattggttcactgtgcaaatagctgcaacagccaaggctggaccaggctgcagccaggagccagaaggttcttctgggtctctcacatgaatgcaggggcacaagtacctaggccattttcttttgccttcccaggagcgttagcagggagctggactagaaccggccctCATTTGGGATATTGGCACTGTACGCCGTGGCTTTAACCCTCcgcagccctgggccagccccagaaTTCAAGCTTTAAATTACAAAGATTGATTCTTAGGAGAAGATAGAGAAGGAGTGTAAATCTTTGAATACTTATAATTATGGGAGCTTGTTTGGTCGTTTTTTATTGAAATGCACAGAAGCATGTTCCCATAAATCCGTCCATTCAATCGAGGTATGCGGCCCACTGCATGATTATCTGATGGAAGAACTTTTTAGATGTAGGGAAGAGTGAGTGCAGTGCCCTGAAATGAGAGCAGGGAGACTTGTGAGGTCTCATGCAGGCCATGGTTAGGGCTTAGCGTTCTACTCTCAAGGTGACAGAAAATGACTCGAGGCTGAGAGCAGGTGGGTGACACCAAATGCTGACATGTTGAAGCTTCGCTGTCTGCCACGCAGAGCAAGTTCCCCGTTTCCCCTCTCCTCATCATCCTGAGGGAGGCCTGCGTTACACACCTGTCATTATTTTGCATCTATCAAGACATCTGTgctctcctgaaaaaaaaattatgtacaattttcagtgttttataaCAAAATGCCATGAATAAATTTTCTTTAGCCATTTCTACACCAAAAATCAGAACTTACAACCCATTGCCTtaagaatgaaaacaaacaaacaaaacaaagcatgCAATTATATTATTGGCCAGGAGCGCAGTGTCTCTTCAGGGAGGCAGTGCAAACATCTCATCCTTAGAGGGAGCCTGGCAATAACATCTTCATATTCAGACATGTTGTGAGCATACCCTTTGCCTCCTAGCTTTCCTTTATTAAGTACAACGCATGCACAAGAGTTCAACACATCCTGAGTGTGGATCTCATTGGATTGCTGCAAAGCAAACAGACTCATGAACCACCAAGTGGAGATGTAGGGTAGTATCAGGACCTCAAAACTCCCATACAT contains:
- the PENK gene encoding proenkephalin-A; translated protein: MARFLRLCTWLLALGPGLLATVRAECSQDCATCSYRLVRPGDINFLACTLECEGQLPSLRIWETCKDLLQATKPELPQDTASSLREGGRPDDGHWLAKKYGGFMKRYGGFMKKTDELYPGEPEDEANAGETFGKRYGGFMKKGADEEETLANSSDLLRELLATGDNREGGHQQEGSEREEEVSKRYGGFMRGVKRSPQLEDEARELQKRYGGFMRRVGRPEWWMDYQKRYGGFLKRFAEALPSDEEGDGYSKEVPEMEKRYGGFMRF